A single genomic interval of Arachis duranensis cultivar V14167 chromosome 7, aradu.V14167.gnm2.J7QH, whole genome shotgun sequence harbors:
- the LOC127740623 gene encoding ATP synthase subunit 9, mitochondrial, with protein sequence MTRMEKFEMLEGAKSMGAGAATIASAGAAVGIGNVFSSLIHSVARNPSLAKQLFGYAILGFALTEAIALFALMMAFLILFVF encoded by the coding sequence ATGACGAGAATGGAGAAATTCGAGATGTTAGAAGGTGCAAAATCAATGGGTGCCGGAGCTGCTACAATTGCTTCAGCGGGAGCTGCTGTAGGTATCGGAAAcgtattcagttcattaattCATTCCGTGGCAAGAAATCCATCATTGGCAAAACAGTTATTCGGATATGCAATCCTGGGCTTTGCTCTAACCGAGGCTATTGCCTTGTTCGCATTAATGATGGCCTTTCtgattctctttgttttctaa